The following proteins come from a genomic window of Sorghum bicolor cultivar BTx623 chromosome 3, Sorghum_bicolor_NCBIv3, whole genome shotgun sequence:
- the LOC8085391 gene encoding transmembrane protein 56-B, which yields MDVNFGPQERILWPASILAGIVICGAVYEMTRKVSSRCFKCYNMLNNTQKVEWNNRGFSTLHALVAAAVSFYLVMISDLFNEDAHNSIIIDRKSWLSDSMFGVSIGYFLTDLTMILLYFPSLGGKEYLLHHGLSMYAIGLALLSGKAHMYILMVLFTEVTTPFVNLRWYLDVAGQKTCNLYLYNGVALFVGWLIARIILFIYMFTHMYFHFDQARSIFTLGFYSLVGVPSAVAVMNVFWFWKILKGMVKTLSKRKRSENGKTE from the exons ATGGACGTGAATTTCGGGCCGCAGGAGCGGATTCTGTGGCCGGCGTCGATTCTTGCCGGCATCGTCATTTGCGGCGCT GTATATGAGATGACTCGAAAGGTCAGTTCTCGATGTTTCAAATGTTACAATATGTTAAATAACACACAAAAGGTTGAGTGGAACAATAG GGGTTTCTCTACACTCCATGCATTGGTAGCTGCTGCCGTGTCTTTCTACTTGGTCATGATCTCTGACCTCTTTAATGAAGATGCGCACAATAGCATAATAATTGATAGAAAATCATGGTTATCTGATTCCATGTTTGGG GTTTCGATTGGTTACTTTTTGACAGACTTGACGATGATCCTGTTGTATTTTCCTTCTTTAGGTGGAAAGGAGTAT CTCTTGCATCATGGACTTTCTATGTATGCAATTGGTCTTGCTTTGTTGAGTGGCAAAGCACACATGTACATACTCATggtcctcttcaccgaagtcaCGACTCCCTTTGTGAACCTCAGATG GTATTTGGACGTTGCTGGTCAGAAGACTTGTAATCTTTACTTATACAATGGCGTGGCTCTATTTGTTGGATGGCTG ATTGCTCGGATAATCTTATTCATCTATATGTTCACCCATATGTATTTTCATTTTGATCAG gCGAGGTCCATCTTCACCTTAGGATTCTACAGCTTGGTGGGAGTGCCATCTGCGGTTGCAGTGATGAACGTGTTTTGGTTCTGGAAGATACTCAAGGGGATGGTGAAAACCCTTTCTAAGAGGAAGCGCAGTGAAAATGGGAAAACAGAGTAG